One genomic window of Candidatus Pseudobacter hemicellulosilyticus includes the following:
- the pdhA gene encoding pyruvate dehydrogenase (acetyl-transferring) E1 component subunit alpha, producing MATKFTKETYLYWYELMLLIRQFELAAEEKYKMEGKIRGFFHAYVGQEAIAAGCMTATRQEDPFVTAYRDHGLALAKGMSPESCMAELYGKATGCAKGKGGSMHFFGKDVFFFGGHGIVGAQIGTGAGLAFAEKYKGTDNVALTFFGDGAARQGMLHEVFNMAMTWKLPVIFICENNNYAMGTSIERTSNVVDIYKLADAYEMPADSIDGMSAEAVHEGIARAVKRAREGDGPTLIEIKTYRYKGHSISDPQKYRTKEEVEEYKQRDPIQQVLDTILENKFATAEEIKAIEQRVNEKVAASVKFAEESPWPNEDEVYKDIVVEENYPFITD from the coding sequence GTGGCCACCAAATTCACTAAAGAAACCTACTTGTACTGGTACGAGTTGATGTTATTGATCCGTCAGTTTGAACTTGCAGCAGAAGAAAAGTATAAAATGGAGGGTAAGATCCGTGGCTTTTTTCACGCCTACGTAGGGCAGGAAGCCATTGCCGCCGGTTGTATGACCGCTACCCGCCAGGAAGATCCTTTTGTGACCGCCTATCGTGACCACGGTCTGGCCCTGGCCAAAGGAATGTCCCCCGAATCCTGCATGGCAGAACTCTATGGCAAAGCCACCGGTTGCGCCAAAGGCAAAGGCGGCAGTATGCACTTCTTCGGTAAAGATGTTTTCTTCTTCGGCGGCCACGGTATCGTTGGCGCCCAGATCGGCACCGGCGCCGGACTGGCCTTCGCTGAAAAATACAAAGGCACTGACAATGTAGCCCTGACCTTCTTCGGTGACGGCGCCGCCCGCCAGGGTATGCTGCACGAAGTGTTCAATATGGCCATGACCTGGAAACTGCCGGTCATCTTCATCTGTGAGAACAACAACTACGCCATGGGTACCTCCATTGAGCGCACCAGCAACGTAGTGGATATCTATAAATTGGCTGACGCTTATGAAATGCCCGCCGATTCTATCGACGGTATGAGCGCTGAAGCCGTTCACGAAGGCATCGCCCGCGCCGTAAAACGCGCCCGTGAAGGAGATGGTCCCACACTCATTGAGATCAAGACCTACCGTTACAAAGGCCACTCTATCTCTGATCCCCAGAAATACAGGACCAAGGAAGAAGTGGAAGAATACAAACAGCGTGATCCTATCCAGCAGGTACTGGACACCATCCTTGAGAACAAATTCGCCACAGCCGAAGAGATCAAAGCCATTGAGCAGCGCGTGAATGAAAAAGTAGCCGCCTCCGTGAAATTCGCTGAAGAATCTCCCTGGCCTAACGAAGACGAAGTATACAAAGACATCGTGGTGGAAGAGAATTATCCTTTCATCACTGACTAA
- a CDS encoding tetratricopeptide repeat protein → MAEVKHTEQTTTHKTVETVRRPTAEQFWSKNSKLITGALVAIILIIGGFIAYNNFVKGPEEEKAGNAMWGAQNLYKIDSFNLALNGNGATQGFLKIISKYGGTESGNLAKFYAGSCYLQLGDFNNAVKYLKDFSTGSQVLQVRTNGLLGDAYAELGKKPEAVDYYKKAGTIFKEDNINSPEYLFRAALLYQDLGKNKEAIAMLQQLKKEYPLSPRGFEADKYLAKLGETK, encoded by the coding sequence ATGGCTGAAGTAAAGCATACAGAGCAGACCACCACTCACAAAACTGTTGAAACAGTAAGGCGGCCTACTGCAGAACAATTCTGGAGCAAGAACAGCAAACTGATCACCGGCGCCCTCGTGGCCATTATACTGATCATCGGCGGTTTCATTGCCTACAACAATTTTGTAAAAGGACCTGAGGAAGAAAAAGCAGGCAACGCTATGTGGGGCGCTCAGAACCTATACAAGATAGACTCCTTCAACCTGGCCCTCAATGGCAATGGCGCCACCCAGGGTTTCCTGAAGATCATTTCCAAATACGGCGGTACTGAATCCGGCAACCTGGCTAAATTCTATGCCGGCTCCTGCTACCTGCAACTGGGCGATTTTAATAACGCCGTTAAATACCTGAAGGATTTCTCTACCGGCTCCCAGGTACTCCAGGTAAGGACCAACGGTCTGCTGGGTGATGCCTACGCTGAACTGGGTAAGAAACCCGAAGCTGTTGACTACTACAAAAAAGCAGGTACTATCTTCAAAGAAGATAATATCAATTCACCTGAATACCTGTTCCGCGCAGCACTCCTGTACCAGGACCTGGGTAAGAACAAAGAAGCCATTGCCATGCTGCAACAGCTGAAAAAGGAATACCCGCTCAGCCCCCGTGGTTTTGAAGCCGATAAATACCTGGCTAAACTGGGTGAAACAAAATAA
- the ribH gene encoding 6,7-dimethyl-8-ribityllumazine synthase, whose product MAEVNNSKLLQIDTGILQKDACIVIVRTEWNAAVIDKLEEGCVRTLKAQGVSQIRILNVPGAFEIPFGIKSYWDAHKEKYAQGRPAAFIALGCVLRGDTPHFDYVCKGVTDGVMQLNIQLPVPVIFGVLTVDNQQQADERIGGIHGHKGEEAAITALKMIALTQSFRQ is encoded by the coding sequence ATGGCAGAAGTCAATAACAGTAAGTTATTACAAATAGATACAGGCATTCTTCAAAAGGATGCCTGTATTGTTATCGTCCGTACCGAATGGAATGCCGCTGTCATAGACAAGCTGGAAGAGGGCTGTGTCCGCACCCTGAAAGCACAGGGCGTAAGCCAGATCCGCATCCTCAATGTTCCCGGCGCTTTCGAGATCCCCTTTGGCATCAAAAGCTACTGGGATGCACACAAGGAAAAATATGCACAGGGCAGGCCGGCCGCCTTTATTGCGCTGGGCTGTGTACTGCGCGGGGATACGCCCCATTTTGATTATGTGTGCAAGGGCGTTACCGATGGGGTAATGCAACTCAATATCCAGCTGCCGGTACCGGTGATCTTTGGCGTACTGACGGTGGACAACCAGCAGCAGGCGGACGAACGGATAGGAGGCATCCATGGTCATAAAGGCGAGGAAGCCGCCATCACCGCCCTCAAGATGATCGCCCTGACCCAGTCGTTCAGGCAATAA
- a CDS encoding (Fe-S)-binding protein: protein MHVQLFIPCFIDQLYPQTAFNMVKVLEKAGCTVSYNSNQTCCGQPAYNAGFRDDAKAVCGKFIKDFSGTDYIVGPSASCVGFVKNYFPTLFENSSQHNAVRDLQKRTYELTDFLVNVLKVDDFGASLHAKATYHDSCAALRECKVKTEPRTLLSHVNGLEIVEMKDVETCCGFGGTFAVKFEPISVGMADQKVTNARQTGAECIISTDHSCLMHLDGYIKHKGLNIQTMHIADVLASGW from the coding sequence ATGCACGTACAATTGTTCATACCCTGCTTCATTGACCAGCTTTATCCGCAGACCGCCTTCAACATGGTGAAAGTACTTGAAAAAGCGGGCTGCACCGTTTCCTATAACAGCAACCAGACCTGCTGCGGTCAGCCAGCCTATAACGCCGGCTTCCGGGATGATGCCAAAGCCGTTTGCGGCAAATTCATCAAAGACTTCAGCGGTACAGACTATATTGTAGGCCCCAGCGCCTCCTGCGTGGGCTTCGTTAAGAACTATTTCCCCACTTTATTCGAAAATTCCTCCCAGCACAACGCCGTCAGGGACCTCCAGAAAAGGACCTATGAGCTGACGGACTTCCTGGTCAATGTCCTCAAAGTGGATGATTTTGGCGCCTCCCTGCATGCCAAAGCCACTTACCACGACTCCTGCGCAGCCCTCCGGGAATGCAAGGTCAAGACCGAACCCCGCACCCTGCTCTCCCATGTAAATGGCCTGGAAATAGTAGAGATGAAGGACGTGGAAACCTGCTGCGGCTTCGGCGGCACTTTTGCCGTTAAGTTTGAACCCATTTCCGTGGGCATGGCCGACCAGAAAGTGACCAATGCCAGGCAGACCGGTGCCGAATGCATTATTTCCACCGACCATTCCTGCCTCATGCACCTGGATGGATACATCAAACACAAGGGTTTGAATATACAGACCATGCATATCGCCGACGTACTCGCCAGCGGCTGGTAA
- a CDS encoding zinc-dependent metalloprotease, with the protein MKKLLLALFFLSVLGSSNVFAQKKDKNQPPAPPAADTSKPKKPAGITDKVKSSKKLDGLFTVYQDTASGSVQLYVKKDQLGKEYIYQSFSVNGPTTLFLNQGMHRVTLVFKVEKAFDKLEFSRVNTRFWYDPENAVSKTASVDKPEAVFHIEKIAGEDSTGYLISADGLFISEKLDPVKPIITGPMASMYFNLGSLNPGKSRYHTVRSFPNNTDVVVDMAYDNPMITTDGGPDITDPRYLRVRMQHSLIEMPQNDFRPRFDDPRVGYFTQQVTNQTSISPVPFKDIIHRWDLQKKDPNATLSEPVEPIVFWIENTTPLEYRDLIVASGLRWNEAFEKAGFKNAVQMKIMPDTATWCPDDIRYNVIRWVASAQPSYGAIGPSFVNPKTGQILGADITIEWATGSGSVILDELFNGSTAALSMTADPHADHASTQLPGLNAAQLAHLQTCTLARELQAQLMTGTTVLAATDAPDAEVKLLHQQFLNYLIMHEMGHTLGLNHNMKASQMLSPAEINNTEITHKIGLIGSVMDYPAVNIAADRSKQGDYYTTKAGPYDLWAIEYGYTPFSPSAEAAGLKKILGRSNEPYLTFGNDGDDMRSPGKAMDPRVNVNDLTSDAIGYAEERFKIVNQTMGKLVTKYTKPGQSYAELRARYGTLQGQRYGMIAAVSRYVGGVYMDRSFPEQASTQKPYTVVPLATQKKAVEVLNKYVFAPNAFEADAQVYPYLQPQRRGFNQNDNGDDPRVTAYALQLQTGAALMHLAHPATLQRITNSRLYGNQYSVASLFSDLQKGIFDADNSGNVNVFRQYLQTTFVKGMSNIVDPKSYGYDDVARAAALNTLKKIKAQLGSALSTNEETKAHRANLVWLINNALEPK; encoded by the coding sequence ATGAAAAAACTACTATTAGCCTTGTTCTTCCTGTCCGTTCTGGGAAGCAGTAACGTCTTTGCTCAGAAAAAGGATAAAAACCAGCCACCCGCTCCGCCAGCTGCCGATACCAGTAAGCCCAAAAAGCCAGCGGGCATCACCGACAAGGTGAAAAGCAGCAAAAAACTCGATGGCCTGTTCACCGTTTACCAGGACACCGCTTCCGGCAGCGTTCAGCTGTACGTGAAGAAAGACCAGTTAGGGAAAGAATACATTTACCAGAGCTTTTCCGTGAACGGTCCCACCACGCTGTTCCTCAACCAGGGCATGCACCGCGTAACCCTGGTGTTCAAAGTGGAGAAAGCCTTCGACAAACTCGAATTCTCCCGCGTCAACACCCGTTTCTGGTACGATCCTGAGAACGCTGTCAGCAAAACCGCCAGCGTGGATAAGCCCGAAGCCGTTTTCCATATTGAGAAGATAGCAGGAGAGGACAGCACCGGTTACCTGATCAGCGCAGACGGTCTGTTCATCAGTGAAAAACTGGACCCTGTTAAGCCCATCATCACTGGTCCCATGGCCAGTATGTATTTTAACCTGGGCTCCCTCAACCCCGGCAAATCCCGCTACCATACCGTTCGCTCATTCCCCAATAATACTGATGTGGTGGTAGACATGGCCTATGACAACCCCATGATCACCACCGATGGCGGCCCCGATATTACAGACCCCCGTTATTTACGGGTACGCATGCAGCATAGCCTGATAGAGATGCCGCAGAATGATTTCCGTCCCCGTTTTGATGATCCGCGCGTAGGTTATTTTACGCAGCAGGTCACCAACCAGACCAGCATCAGCCCCGTGCCTTTCAAAGACATTATCCATCGCTGGGACCTCCAGAAAAAAGATCCCAACGCCACGCTCAGCGAGCCGGTAGAACCCATCGTTTTCTGGATAGAGAACACCACGCCGCTGGAATACCGGGACCTCATTGTGGCTTCCGGTCTCCGCTGGAACGAAGCCTTTGAAAAAGCCGGCTTCAAAAACGCCGTGCAGATGAAGATCATGCCGGATACCGCCACCTGGTGCCCGGATGATATCCGCTATAACGTGATCCGCTGGGTAGCTTCGGCCCAACCCAGCTATGGCGCCATCGGCCCCAGCTTTGTAAATCCCAAAACCGGGCAGATCCTCGGCGCCGATATCACCATTGAATGGGCTACCGGCAGCGGCTCCGTGATCCTTGATGAGCTGTTCAACGGCTCTACTGCCGCCCTGTCCATGACAGCTGATCCACATGCAGACCATGCCAGTACCCAGCTGCCCGGCCTCAATGCCGCCCAGCTGGCGCACCTGCAAACCTGCACCCTGGCCCGTGAGCTGCAGGCGCAGCTGATGACCGGCACCACCGTGCTGGCCGCTACAGATGCACCGGATGCTGAAGTAAAGCTGCTGCACCAGCAATTCCTCAACTACCTGATCATGCACGAAATGGGCCATACGCTGGGCCTCAACCACAACATGAAGGCCAGCCAGATGCTGTCTCCCGCAGAGATCAACAACACAGAGATCACCCATAAAATTGGCCTGATCGGTTCTGTAATGGATTATCCCGCTGTCAATATCGCTGCTGACCGCAGCAAGCAGGGTGACTATTACACCACCAAGGCCGGCCCCTATGATCTATGGGCTATCGAGTATGGTTATACGCCATTCAGCCCCTCAGCAGAAGCCGCCGGACTGAAGAAGATCCTTGGTCGCAGCAATGAGCCTTATCTCACCTTCGGTAATGATGGCGATGATATGCGCTCACCCGGTAAGGCCATGGATCCCCGCGTAAATGTGAACGACCTCACCAGCGATGCCATCGGTTATGCCGAAGAACGTTTTAAAATAGTGAACCAGACCATGGGTAAGCTGGTGACCAAGTACACCAAACCCGGTCAGTCCTATGCCGAACTGCGGGCCCGCTACGGAACACTGCAGGGGCAGCGCTACGGTATGATCGCCGCCGTTAGCCGCTACGTAGGCGGTGTATACATGGACAGGAGTTTCCCCGAACAGGCATCCACTCAGAAACCCTATACTGTAGTACCGCTGGCCACCCAGAAAAAAGCGGTGGAAGTGCTCAACAAATATGTATTTGCGCCCAACGCTTTTGAAGCCGATGCCCAGGTATATCCTTACCTGCAACCCCAGCGCCGCGGTTTCAACCAGAATGACAATGGTGATGATCCCCGGGTAACGGCCTATGCGCTGCAATTGCAGACCGGCGCCGCCCTGATGCACCTGGCGCATCCCGCCACCCTGCAGCGGATCACCAACTCCCGTCTCTATGGCAACCAGTACAGCGTGGCCAGCCTGTTCAGCGACCTGCAGAAAGGCATCTTTGATGCGGATAACAGCGGCAACGTGAATGTGTTCCGCCAGTACCTGCAGACCACCTTCGTGAAAGGCATGTCCAATATCGTAGATCCTAAATCTTACGGGTATGATGACGTGGCCCGCGCCGCTGCACTCAACACCCTGAAAAAGATAAAGGCCCAGCTGGGAAGCGCCCTATCCACCAACGAGGAAACAAAAGCACACCGTGCCAACCTTGTATGGCTCATCAACAATGCGCTGGAACCTAAGTAA
- the rimO gene encoding 30S ribosomal protein S12 methylthiotransferase RimO, producing the protein MKTRTRKQDKINIITLGCSKNMVDSEVLSGQLKANDIDVVHENGKLDHNIVIVNTCGFIDKAKAESINTILDQVDLKRRGKLDKVYVTGCLSERYRNNLEEEIPEVDAFFGTMELPLILKQFEADYKAELVGERLLATPKHYAYLKIAEGCNRTCSFCAIPLMRGNHVSRSIEDLVKEAEKLVSMGVKEVMLIAQELTYYGLDLYKKRMLPELLHRLADVKGLTWIRLHYAYPSKFPLEILDVMRERENICKYLDMPLQHASDPMLKAMRRQITKGEMDELIYTIREKVPGICLRTTLIAGFPGETREDVETVKAFLQQHRFDRVGIFTYSHEENTSAYTLEDTVPQEEKELRAQEIMEVQQEISFEKNQAKVGQVFKTLIDKKESGRYLGRTEFDSVEVDNEVIIQTNKKLPIGEFVNVKITKAYDYDLEGEVVED; encoded by the coding sequence ATGAAAACAAGAACACGCAAACAGGACAAGATCAACATCATAACATTGGGCTGCAGTAAGAATATGGTTGACAGCGAAGTGCTGAGCGGCCAGCTGAAAGCCAATGATATAGATGTAGTGCACGAGAATGGCAAACTGGATCACAACATTGTGATCGTCAACACCTGCGGCTTTATTGACAAGGCCAAGGCAGAATCTATTAATACTATCCTTGACCAGGTAGACCTCAAGCGCCGGGGCAAGCTGGACAAGGTATATGTTACCGGCTGCCTCAGCGAACGGTACCGCAATAACCTGGAAGAAGAGATCCCCGAGGTAGACGCCTTTTTCGGCACCATGGAGCTGCCCCTGATCCTGAAACAGTTTGAAGCCGATTACAAGGCGGAACTGGTAGGGGAGCGGCTGCTGGCCACACCTAAACATTATGCCTACCTGAAAATAGCGGAAGGCTGTAACCGGACCTGTTCTTTCTGCGCTATCCCCCTGATGCGCGGCAACCATGTGAGCCGCAGCATTGAAGACCTGGTGAAAGAAGCGGAGAAGCTGGTCAGCATGGGTGTGAAAGAAGTGATGCTGATTGCACAGGAGCTGACCTATTACGGCCTGGACCTGTACAAGAAAAGGATGCTGCCTGAGCTGCTGCACCGCCTGGCCGATGTCAAAGGCCTGACCTGGATCCGCCTTCATTACGCCTATCCTTCCAAATTCCCCCTGGAGATCCTGGATGTGATGCGCGAAAGGGAAAATATCTGCAAATACCTGGATATGCCGCTGCAGCATGCCAGCGATCCCATGCTTAAAGCCATGCGCCGGCAGATCACCAAGGGCGAAATGGATGAGCTGATCTATACCATCCGCGAAAAAGTGCCCGGCATCTGCCTGCGCACCACCCTGATTGCCGGCTTCCCCGGTGAAACCAGGGAGGATGTGGAGACCGTGAAGGCCTTCCTGCAACAGCACCGCTTTGACAGGGTAGGGATCTTCACCTATTCCCACGAAGAAAATACGTCTGCCTATACACTGGAAGATACCGTTCCCCAGGAAGAGAAAGAGCTGCGCGCCCAGGAGATCATGGAAGTGCAGCAGGAGATCAGTTTTGAGAAGAACCAGGCCAAGGTTGGACAGGTGTTCAAAACCCTGATCGACAAAAAAGAATCAGGCCGCTACCTTGGTCGTACGGAGTTTGACAGCGTGGAAGTGGACAATGAAGTGATCATCCAGACCAATAAGAAACTGCCAATAGGTGAGTTTGTCAATGTGAAGATCACAAAGGCTTACGACTATGACCTGGAAGGCGAAGTAGTGGAAGACTAA